In Methanolobus chelungpuianus, a genomic segment contains:
- a CDS encoding nitrogenase component 1 gives MTERNYATVNPCVMCQPIGSVMAFKGIENSMVMLHGSQGCSTYMRLHLAHHFREPVDIGSSSLSEKGAVYGGSENLKKGLKNLILRYNPKVIGVSTTCLAETIGDDIGRIIAEFREEEDIAYDVMIIPVPTPSYEDSHNSGYIKAVEAIVKEFTAGGIHGSGIFNNKLNVVLSENVSPEDTRELRRIFSDIIGPNSFILLPDISETFDAPMTGELQKIFSGGTPHSAIADMKNSAATIGLGIANNNKAVRYLERAFDIPSQDLPLPIGLEYTDSLLAALSGTAGIDVPETYQKERGRLIDAMVDSHKYVYGIKVAIYGDPDNVLGMLSLALENGMHPVLVAASGKSPGFAGHAMERVRQVKPDCDVTILEDVDFDTFNDAVKKAKPDMLIGNSNGKYVAKEMGIPLVRVGFPIHDRVGAQRILSLGYLGAMNMLDRITNTILEAQEEKLAEKWSEPESYVPFGEDTFHSAEA, from the coding sequence ATGACCGAGCGGAACTACGCAACAGTCAATCCCTGTGTCATGTGCCAGCCGATAGGCAGTGTGATGGCATTCAAGGGAATAGAGAACTCCATGGTAATGCTCCATGGTTCACAGGGATGCAGCACTTACATGAGACTGCACCTTGCCCATCATTTCAGGGAGCCTGTGGACATCGGGTCAAGCTCCCTGAGCGAGAAGGGAGCTGTCTATGGAGGAAGCGAGAATCTCAAGAAGGGACTCAAGAACCTGATCCTGCGCTATAATCCCAAGGTCATCGGTGTTTCCACCACCTGTCTTGCCGAGACCATCGGGGACGATATCGGGCGCATCATTGCGGAATTCAGGGAGGAAGAGGACATTGCTTACGACGTAATGATCATTCCCGTACCGACACCGAGCTATGAGGATAGCCATAACAGCGGGTACATCAAGGCAGTGGAGGCCATTGTTAAGGAATTCACTGCCGGTGGAATACATGGAAGCGGCATTTTCAATAACAAGCTCAATGTGGTGCTCTCGGAGAATGTGTCACCGGAAGATACAAGGGAACTCAGGAGGATATTCTCAGACATAATTGGTCCCAACTCCTTCATACTCCTGCCTGACATCTCGGAAACCTTTGATGCTCCAATGACAGGAGAACTGCAGAAGATCTTCTCCGGAGGGACGCCTCATTCCGCCATAGCGGACATGAAGAACAGCGCTGCGACCATCGGGCTGGGGATAGCCAATAATAACAAGGCTGTCAGATATCTTGAACGGGCCTTCGACATACCATCGCAGGACCTGCCACTTCCCATCGGACTGGAATACACCGACAGTTTGCTGGCCGCTTTATCGGGAACAGCCGGGATAGACGTGCCCGAAACATACCAGAAGGAGAGGGGCCGCCTGATAGATGCCATGGTGGACTCGCATAAGTATGTCTACGGTATAAAGGTAGCTATCTACGGGGACCCCGACAATGTACTGGGTATGCTGTCTCTTGCACTTGAGAATGGCATGCATCCCGTCCTTGTGGCAGCTTCCGGCAAGTCCCCGGGATTTGCCGGGCATGCAATGGAGAGGGTCAGGCAGGTAAAGCCCGACTGCGATGTAACCATCCTCGAGGATGTTGACTTTGATACTTTTAACGATGCAGTGAAAAAGGCAAAGCCCGATATGCTCATTGGCAACTCTAACGGGAAGTATGTTGCAAAGGAGATGGGTATACCACTTGTGAGGGTGGGTTTCCCCATACACGACAGGGTGGGCGCCCAGAGGATACTGTCCCTTGGGTACCTCGGGGCAATGAACATGCTGGACAGGATCACGAATACAATACTGGAAGCTCAGGAGGAGAAGCTTGCTGAAAAATGGTCCGAACCGGAAAGCTACGTTCCGTTCGGCGAGGATACATTTCACTCAGCAGAGGCATGA
- the nifH gene encoding nitrogenase iron protein, with the protein MRQVAIYGKGGIGKSTTTQNLTAALATLGKKIMLVGCDPKADSTRMLLGGLSQKTVLDTLRTEGDESVELDNLLQPGFGGIKCVESGGPEPGVGCAGRGIITSISLLENLGAYEDDLDYVFYDVLGDVVCGGFAMPIREGKAKEIYIVASGELMAIYAANNICKGIQKYAKGGARLGGIICNSRKVDGERELLEAFAQRLGSRLIHFVPRDNIVQRAEINKKTVIDFDPDCQQAQEYLTLANNIENNDMFVIPKPLEMDDLESMMVEFGIIEL; encoded by the coding sequence ATGCGACAAGTAGCAATTTATGGAAAAGGCGGAATCGGCAAGTCAACGACCACACAGAACCTCACAGCGGCACTTGCAACACTTGGCAAGAAAATAATGCTTGTCGGATGTGACCCGAAGGCAGATTCAACGAGGATGCTTCTTGGAGGGCTCAGCCAGAAGACAGTGCTCGATACATTAAGGACGGAAGGCGATGAGTCAGTCGAGCTGGACAACCTGCTCCAGCCAGGATTCGGAGGCATCAAGTGTGTCGAGTCCGGGGGCCCGGAACCAGGGGTCGGTTGCGCAGGCAGGGGAATCATTACCTCCATAAGCCTCCTGGAGAACCTGGGGGCATACGAGGATGATCTGGACTATGTGTTCTACGATGTCCTGGGAGATGTCGTCTGCGGGGGATTCGCAATGCCTATCCGTGAAGGGAAGGCAAAGGAGATCTACATCGTGGCCAGCGGCGAACTGATGGCGATCTACGCAGCCAATAACATCTGCAAGGGTATCCAGAAGTACGCCAAGGGTGGAGCACGTCTGGGAGGCATCATCTGCAACAGCAGGAAGGTGGACGGGGAACGCGAGCTTCTCGAAGCGTTTGCACAGAGGCTTGGAAGCAGGCTGATACACTTCGTACCCAGGGACAACATTGTCCAGCGTGCAGAGATCAACAAGAAGACCGTGATAGACTTTGACCCGGACTGCCAGCAGGCGCAGGAGTACCTGACGCTGGCAAACAACATCGAGAACAATGACATGTTCGTGATACCAAAGCCGCTGGAAATGGACGATCTTGAGTCGATGATGGTGGAGTTCGGGATCATTGAGCTGTGA
- the nifD gene encoding nitrogenase molybdenum-iron protein alpha chain, with protein MSSEIEATQNVVDEMMKRYPENVARDRRKHLVVRNCSAEQHIEANSKVVPGIMTNRGCAFAGGKGVVMGPIKDMVHIVHGPIGCAYYTWGTRRNMAKAENGGDNYMQYSFCTDMQETDIVFGGEKKLKAAIDDAVRIFKPGAISICATCPVGLIGDDIESVARQAEKEHGVKVMALRCEGYRGVSQSAGHHIASNVLMEHVVGTEELEDPTPFDINIFGEYNIGGDLWEVRPLFEKIGYRIVSSFTGDGSYHNLAKAHRAKLSILLCHRSVNYTNRMMEQKYGVPWLKVNYVGIEGTKKSLRKMAQFFDDPELTGKTEEVIEEEMAKIRPELEKYRRRLAGKKVFIYSGGSRSHHYQNLFDDLGMKVLVAGYQFAHRDDYEGRKILEGMKEKASSSILEDLHYELEEGYKPAISDERMKELKEKLGLMDYEGMFPEMKDGSIVVDDLNHYETEFLIRELKPDLFCSGIKDKYMAQKMGVPSRQIHSYDYSGRYTGFSGVLNFARDVDMAVNNPTWSLMKVPWKA; from the coding sequence ATGAGTTCTGAGATCGAGGCAACACAGAACGTCGTCGATGAGATGATGAAGAGGTATCCGGAGAACGTTGCAAGGGACAGGAGAAAACATCTGGTCGTAAGGAACTGTTCCGCCGAGCAGCATATCGAGGCCAACAGCAAGGTGGTACCCGGCATCATGACAAACCGCGGCTGCGCCTTTGCAGGCGGCAAGGGTGTGGTGATGGGGCCGATCAAGGACATGGTGCACATCGTCCACGGGCCTATCGGCTGCGCATATTACACATGGGGGACCAGGCGCAATATGGCAAAGGCAGAGAACGGCGGAGATAACTACATGCAGTACAGCTTCTGTACAGACATGCAGGAAACCGATATAGTATTCGGAGGCGAGAAAAAGCTCAAGGCAGCCATTGATGATGCTGTAAGGATCTTCAAGCCGGGTGCCATCTCCATCTGCGCAACATGCCCGGTGGGGCTCATCGGTGATGACATCGAGTCAGTGGCAAGACAGGCAGAGAAGGAGCATGGTGTCAAGGTCATGGCACTTCGTTGCGAGGGCTACAGGGGTGTGAGCCAGTCTGCAGGACACCACATTGCAAGCAACGTGCTCATGGAACATGTGGTCGGTACCGAGGAGCTAGAGGACCCGACTCCCTTTGACATCAATATCTTTGGAGAATACAACATCGGCGGTGATCTCTGGGAAGTAAGGCCCCTGTTCGAGAAGATAGGATACCGCATAGTCTCAAGTTTCACAGGGGACGGTTCATACCATAATCTTGCAAAGGCCCACCGGGCAAAGCTCAGTATCCTGCTCTGCCACAGGTCGGTCAACTATACTAACCGTATGATGGAGCAGAAGTACGGGGTTCCCTGGCTCAAGGTCAACTATGTGGGAATAGAGGGTACGAAGAAATCACTGAGAAAGATGGCACAATTCTTCGATGACCCCGAACTGACAGGGAAGACTGAGGAAGTGATCGAAGAGGAGATGGCAAAGATCCGGCCTGAACTTGAAAAATACAGGAGAAGGCTTGCAGGCAAGAAGGTCTTCATATACTCAGGCGGCTCCAGGTCGCACCACTACCAGAACCTGTTCGATGATCTGGGGATGAAGGTGCTGGTGGCGGGATACCAGTTCGCCCACCGCGATGATTATGAGGGTAGAAAGATCCTTGAAGGCATGAAGGAAAAGGCTTCCAGCTCCATACTTGAGGATCTCCACTACGAACTTGAGGAAGGCTACAAGCCGGCAATCAGCGACGAGCGTATGAAGGAGCTCAAGGAGAAGCTCGGGCTCATGGATTACGAGGGAATGTTCCCCGAGATGAAGGACGGATCCATCGTTGTGGATGACCTGAACCACTATGAGACCGAGTTCCTCATCAGGGAACTCAAGCCGGACCTGTTCTGCTCGGGTATCAAGGACAAGTATATGGCCCAGAAGATGGGAGTTCCCTCAAGACAGATACACTCCTACGACTACAGCGGGCGCTACACAGGATTCTCCGGCGTGCTGAACTTCGCGAGGGATGTGGACATGGCGGTGAACAACCCCACATGGAGCCTGATGAAGGTACCATGGAAGGCGTAA
- a CDS encoding ferredoxin-thioredoxin reductase catalytic domain-containing protein: protein MDTEKRMQQFRTMFQRVIDPLGYKFSPDTELVDFLLEQEVMLEKEKGSPYCPCQGLTGEREHDMQLVCPCIPFHREHFDAMKRCWCGLYVHKDVDDPDSLVQISKKEFEASRDKGQA from the coding sequence ATGGATACTGAGAAGCGTATGCAGCAATTCAGGACAATGTTCCAGAGGGTCATCGACCCCCTTGGATATAAATTCAGTCCGGACACGGAACTCGTGGATTTCCTGCTGGAGCAGGAGGTCATGCTGGAAAAGGAGAAGGGCAGCCCTTATTGTCCCTGCCAGGGATTGACGGGTGAGCGTGAGCACGATATGCAGCTGGTATGCCCGTGCATACCCTTCCACAGGGAGCACTTCGATGCGATGAAGCGCTGCTGGTGCGGTCTTTATGTCCACAAGGATGTGGATGACCCCGATTCACTGGTGCAGATCTCGAAAAAGGAATTCGAGGCATCGAGAGATAAAGGGCAGGCATAA
- the nifE gene encoding nitrogenase iron-molybdenum cofactor biosynthesis protein NifE yields MPEITGVVRNVISTLDERQPYIALKQVKKEDTTLACDNTSIAGSMSQRACVYSGARVALNPVTDAVHLVHGPIGCASYTWDIRGSLSSGKETFRTSFSSNMKELDVVFGGEKKLSKCIDELIALYRPPVVFVYSTCIVGIIGDDLQAVCREASLQHDIPIIPVQSEGFKGTKSDGYKAACNALMQLIGTREPEISSPYRINILGDYNVAGDVWLVKPLFEKMGIQVITSMTGDATADSISKAHGAQLNLVQCSGSMTYLAKWMMKEYDIPFRKVSYFGIEDIATALRETAEFFGSREMKRIAEEIIESETRRIMPEIRSIRSRVRGKTAAIYMGGAAKALTLIKGFRELGMEVVIIGTQTGKQEDYRQISYQVKDGTVIVDDANPLELAELLVRQKADLMVAGVKERFLAYKLGVAFCDFNHDRVIEFEGYDGFLNFARELDASMNSPVWKFHGSRLKPAVDAARKNEAGLKTRQGAGIEATAREAKNMHDLSTATLQESVA; encoded by the coding sequence ATGCCGGAAATAACAGGCGTGGTGAGAAACGTGATCAGCACGCTGGATGAAAGACAGCCATACATAGCCCTCAAGCAGGTAAAGAAAGAGGATACGACGCTTGCCTGTGACAATACATCCATAGCAGGCTCCATGAGCCAGAGGGCCTGTGTGTACTCGGGTGCACGTGTTGCCTTAAATCCTGTGACCGACGCAGTGCACCTTGTCCACGGACCTATAGGGTGTGCAAGCTATACATGGGATATCAGGGGCAGCCTGTCCAGCGGGAAGGAAACTTTCCGTACAAGCTTTTCCAGTAATATGAAGGAGCTGGACGTGGTGTTTGGCGGTGAGAAGAAACTGTCAAAGTGCATTGACGAGCTGATTGCACTTTATAGGCCGCCAGTGGTTTTCGTATATTCCACCTGTATTGTCGGTATAATCGGCGACGACCTTCAGGCAGTATGCAGGGAAGCAAGCCTGCAGCACGATATACCCATAATACCAGTACAGTCTGAAGGCTTCAAAGGTACCAAGTCCGACGGCTATAAGGCAGCCTGCAATGCCCTGATGCAGCTTATCGGAACAAGGGAACCTGAGATAAGTTCCCCTTACAGGATCAACATCCTGGGAGATTACAATGTGGCAGGGGATGTCTGGCTTGTCAAGCCCCTCTTTGAGAAGATGGGTATACAGGTCATAACATCCATGACAGGAGATGCAACAGCGGACAGTATCTCAAAGGCACACGGTGCCCAGCTTAACCTGGTGCAGTGCTCAGGCTCCATGACATACCTTGCTAAGTGGATGATGAAGGAGTACGATATCCCGTTCAGGAAGGTCAGCTACTTCGGGATAGAGGATATTGCCACCGCCCTGAGGGAAACAGCAGAGTTCTTCGGTTCCCGGGAAATGAAGAGAATCGCCGAGGAAATTATCGAGAGCGAGACCCGGAGGATAATGCCCGAGATCCGGAGCATCCGCAGCCGTGTCCGAGGAAAGACCGCAGCCATCTACATGGGCGGTGCAGCCAAGGCGCTTACTCTGATCAAGGGTTTCCGTGAGCTTGGAATGGAAGTGGTGATCATCGGCACGCAGACCGGCAAGCAGGAAGACTACAGGCAGATCAGCTACCAGGTAAAGGACGGGACGGTAATAGTTGACGATGCCAATCCCCTGGAGCTTGCCGAACTGCTGGTAAGGCAGAAGGCGGACCTGATGGTGGCAGGCGTCAAGGAGCGCTTCCTCGCATACAAGCTGGGAGTGGCTTTCTGCGACTTCAACCATGACAGGGTAATAGAATTTGAAGGCTATGACGGCTTCCTCAATTTTGCAAGGGAACTGGACGCTTCCATGAACAGTCCCGTATGGAAATTCCATGGAAGCAGGCTTAAGCCGGCAGTTGATGCAGCGAGGAAGAATGAAGCCGGCTTAAAAACCCGGCAAGGAGCAGGAATTGAAGCGACAGCCAGGGAGGCAAAGAACATGCATGATCTCAGCACCGCCACACTGCAGGAGTCGGTAGCATGA
- a CDS encoding Rieske (2Fe-2S) protein produces the protein MWFFAINENELDDGGKKPLLVEGEKLLLIRQEGGFYAISNKCPHMDCPLSKGSLEGFVIKCPCHDWLFDIRSGEFLNAREIKVPAYGTKVTEGKVYVNMER, from the coding sequence GTGTGGTTCTTCGCAATAAATGAAAACGAGCTGGATGATGGCGGAAAGAAGCCTTTGCTGGTGGAGGGGGAAAAACTGCTGCTGATCAGGCAGGAAGGCGGTTTCTATGCAATATCCAACAAATGCCCTCATATGGACTGCCCTCTCTCGAAAGGAAGCCTTGAGGGGTTTGTTATAAAATGTCCCTGCCACGACTGGCTCTTTGACATACGCAGCGGTGAGTTTCTCAATGCCAGGGAGATAAAGGTCCCGGCCTACGGTACGAAGGTGACCGAAGGCAAGGTTTACGTTAATATGGAACGGTGA
- a CDS encoding P-II family nitrogen regulator: protein MQMVRAIIRPNKVTEVVEELEKGGFVSLTKIDVFGRGKQRGVHTADIHFDELPKTMLMMVVEDGKTSGVIDIIKKSAHTGKYGDGKIFVNPVQSAYTIRTGECGL from the coding sequence ATGCAGATGGTCCGTGCAATTATAAGGCCGAACAAGGTCACAGAGGTTGTGGAAGAACTTGAGAAGGGAGGATTTGTCTCCCTCACCAAGATAGATGTCTTCGGCAGAGGTAAGCAAAGAGGTGTCCACACGGCAGATATCCACTTTGACGAGCTGCCAAAGACCATGCTCATGATGGTCGTCGAGGATGGGAAAACATCCGGGGTCATAGATATCATCAAGAAGTCGGCCCACACAGGCAAGTACGGGGACGGGAAGATATTCGTGAATCCGGTACAGAGCGCATACACCATACGTACCGGCGAATGCGGACTGTAA
- a CDS encoding P-II family nitrogen regulator, producing the protein MKEITAIIRMNKVQKTIETLSDCGYPSFTVQVVMGRGKQKGLCYEFEPPLPSPENASSKNCIPFVPKRMFTIVVDDRAADEIVRKIIEVNSTGHAGDGKVFVTDIPESVRIRTGEEGEVTVEGESL; encoded by the coding sequence ATGAAGGAGATAACAGCGATAATCCGTATGAACAAGGTCCAAAAGACAATCGAGACCCTATCGGACTGCGGATATCCTTCTTTTACTGTCCAGGTGGTCATGGGCAGGGGTAAGCAAAAGGGCCTGTGCTATGAATTCGAACCTCCTCTCCCAAGTCCTGAGAATGCTTCCTCTAAAAACTGCATACCCTTTGTGCCCAAGAGGATGTTCACAATAGTTGTCGATGACAGGGCAGCCGATGAGATTGTCCGGAAGATAATAGAAGTGAACAGTACGGGACACGCTGGAGACGGAAAGGTGTTCGTGACAGACATACCTGAGTCGGTCAGGATACGCACCGGAGAGGAAGGCGAAGTTACTGTAGAGGGGGAATCATTATGA
- a CDS encoding Rieske (2Fe-2S) protein — MPEKSWFFALKEKDLTDNSIEFVRVKDTPIILFRKNGNIYSLYGKCSHMGCRLSKGAFIDEHTLKCGCHGWEYDTRTGKHPGDKDATLETYQNKVEGGEILVMV; from the coding sequence ATGCCGGAGAAATCCTGGTTCTTTGCGCTAAAGGAAAAAGACCTGACTGACAACAGCATAGAGTTTGTCAGGGTAAAGGATACTCCCATAATTCTGTTCAGGAAAAACGGGAACATATATTCTCTTTATGGCAAGTGCAGTCATATGGGCTGCCGGCTTTCCAAGGGCGCCTTCATCGACGAGCACACTCTGAAATGCGGATGCCATGGATGGGAATATGATACAAGGACTGGTAAGCACCCCGGAGACAAGGATGCGACCCTTGAGACATATCAGAACAAGGTCGAAGGAGGAGAGATCCTTGTCATGGTTTAA
- the nifK gene encoding nitrogenase molybdenum-iron protein subunit beta, translating into MLDYTPKEKVHRDALVVNPAKICQPIGAVYAAMGIHNCMPHSHGSQGCLSYLRMCLTRHYREPTAATSSSFYEGTAVFGGASNLKQALSNIEAVYQPEVVAIHTTCVAETIGDDVNQIIEDVKMEELIDPSIKLCAASTPSYVGSHVTGYDNMVKSFVTTFAGKSKPNGKLNVIPGFVDPGDIREIKRILSIMKIPAIVFPDQTNVFDSGLSGDGALYAKGGTPIGDIEDSANSVGTIALCSMAGGAAAQVFRNKFKMPVQAGPAPIGVRYTDRFIMKAAELANVPIPPELEQERARVVDMMTDAHPHYYGKKVAIFGDPDIIQGLTSLVLEMGMEPTVVLSGTAGKAFEEETSQLIHPLYPDSDILTGADLFTLHQIIKNEPVDMLIGNTYGKHIALAEDIPLIRVGFPIMDRANLHHFPVMGYAGAARMVEWIGNTFLDIKDRTIPEEELEVVQ; encoded by the coding sequence ATGCTAGATTACACACCAAAGGAAAAGGTGCACCGTGATGCGCTGGTGGTCAACCCTGCCAAGATCTGTCAGCCTATAGGTGCCGTATATGCCGCAATGGGAATACATAACTGTATGCCCCATAGTCATGGGTCACAGGGATGTCTGTCATACCTGCGCATGTGCCTGACAAGGCATTACCGTGAGCCTACTGCAGCGACCAGCAGCAGCTTCTACGAAGGGACCGCAGTGTTCGGAGGCGCATCCAATCTCAAGCAGGCGCTTTCCAATATAGAGGCCGTCTACCAGCCGGAAGTTGTAGCCATACATACGACCTGTGTGGCTGAGACCATCGGAGATGACGTGAACCAGATAATCGAGGACGTGAAGATGGAAGAGCTTATCGACCCTTCCATCAAGCTCTGTGCGGCGTCCACTCCGAGCTATGTGGGATCCCACGTCACTGGCTATGACAACATGGTAAAGTCATTCGTCACTACCTTTGCCGGGAAGTCAAAGCCAAACGGCAAGCTCAACGTCATACCCGGCTTCGTGGACCCGGGAGACATCCGTGAGATCAAGAGGATACTCTCCATAATGAAGATCCCTGCAATAGTGTTCCCTGACCAGACCAACGTGTTCGACTCAGGGCTCTCGGGAGACGGGGCACTTTATGCAAAGGGAGGCACGCCCATCGGGGATATCGAGGACAGCGCAAACTCTGTGGGAACCATCGCATTATGCAGCATGGCAGGAGGCGCAGCGGCACAGGTGTTCAGGAACAAGTTCAAGATGCCCGTGCAGGCCGGCCCGGCGCCTATCGGGGTGCGCTACACTGACAGGTTCATCATGAAGGCTGCCGAGCTTGCAAATGTTCCTATCCCCCCGGAGCTCGAACAGGAGAGAGCCAGGGTAGTGGACATGATGACCGATGCCCATCCGCACTATTACGGGAAGAAGGTCGCTATCTTCGGTGACCCTGACATCATCCAGGGCCTGACCAGCCTGGTGCTTGAGATGGGAATGGAGCCGACCGTGGTACTTTCCGGTACCGCGGGCAAGGCTTTCGAGGAGGAGACGTCACAGCTTATACACCCTCTCTATCCTGATTCAGACATACTCACAGGAGCGGACCTGTTCACGCTCCACCAGATAATCAAGAACGAGCCGGTGGATATGCTTATCGGTAACACCTATGGTAAGCACATTGCTCTTGCCGAGGATATACCACTGATCAGGGTAGGGTTCCCGATAATGGACAGGGCGAACCTGCACCATTTCCCTGTGATGGGCTATGCGGGAGCAGCACGGATGGTCGAGTGGATAGGCAACACTTTCCTTGACATAAAGGACAGGACAATTCCCGAAGAAGAGCTGGAGGTCGTGCAGTAA
- a CDS encoding glutaredoxin family protein, whose amino-acid sequence MKKVVMYTLSTCPWCMRAKKFFRERDIPFEYIDYDKADEETRRSIREDCLSHGEEMSFPFVKIGEDVVVGYNPQRYSSLLNLPER is encoded by the coding sequence ATGAAGAAAGTGGTAATGTACACTCTCAGCACCTGTCCCTGGTGCATGAGGGCCAAGAAGTTCTTCAGGGAAAGAGATATTCCCTTTGAGTACATCGATTATGATAAGGCTGACGAGGAGACACGCAGGTCTATCCGTGAGGATTGCCTGTCCCATGGGGAGGAGATGTCCTTTCCCTTTGTCAAGATAGGGGAGGACGTGGTAGTGGGCTACAATCCCCAGAGATATTCCAGTTTGTTGAATCTCCCTGAAAGGTGA
- a CDS encoding nitroreductase family protein — MGVRSMAGEDNEIIRNIKARRSVRNYLDRPVSEESVKAIIDAGIYAPTGFGSEPWFFVVVQNKEMMKRMSDYCKPKLLAQLQDIPNDNVTDFKKQLSHEDFDVFYGAPILVIVLGSNAGFTTDYDCAMCAQNMMLAATSLGIGSCWVGTACFIQDNVEFMSELGIPYDYRVIAPIVFGYEGKAAGRSPRKEPRAVWIR, encoded by the coding sequence ATGGGAGTGAGGTCAATGGCGGGGGAAGACAATGAGATCATACGTAATATAAAAGCACGCCGGAGCGTCCGCAATTATCTTGACAGGCCGGTGAGCGAGGAGTCTGTAAAAGCGATAATCGATGCGGGAATTTACGCTCCCACCGGATTCGGGTCGGAGCCATGGTTCTTTGTCGTGGTGCAGAACAAGGAAATGATGAAAAGGATGTCAGACTACTGCAAGCCGAAACTGCTTGCACAGCTTCAGGACATACCCAACGATAATGTGACCGATTTTAAAAAACAGCTGTCACACGAGGATTTTGATGTATTCTACGGAGCTCCTATACTTGTCATCGTGCTTGGCAGTAATGCCGGTTTCACTACCGATTACGACTGTGCCATGTGTGCCCAGAACATGATGCTTGCAGCAACATCACTGGGTATCGGAAGCTGCTGGGTGGGTACGGCATGCTTTATCCAAGATAATGTGGAATTCATGAGCGAGCTGGGGATACCCTACGACTACCGGGTCATTGCACCGATTGTGTTCGGGTATGAAGGAAAGGCTGCGGGGAGGTCCCCCAGAAAGGAGCCCCGGGCAGTCTGGATAAGGTGA